A stretch of the Lactuca sativa cultivar Salinas chromosome 9, Lsat_Salinas_v11, whole genome shotgun sequence genome encodes the following:
- the LOC111889754 gene encoding uncharacterized protein LOC111889754, with amino-acid sequence MENMSEYFKKGTPKTYFIKLNNIFSIFIFIFIFSSFVSLCSYTHHFSSFDRHYIFLLCNGILVFLIMNFDPNHVSSPKEIQSVVTSEINHPPLLIPSDMEPIAAVIKEEEEQQQIKNEDNEIEQVENEVFVFGDHNSLSVMHDQSEYQKAENLIAFIDEQETVESKEAAETKELNKKCAEFITKMRERMRLESSSRHTLVLQT; translated from the coding sequence ATGGAGAATATGTCGGAATACTTTAAGAAAGGGACACCAAAAACCTATTTTATCAAACTCAACAACATCTTCTCCATCTTTATCTTCATATTCATCTTTTCATCTTTTGTGTCTCTTTGTTCTTACACTCACCATTTCTCCTCTTTCGATAGACACTACATCTTCCTCCTTTGCAACGGAATCCTTGTTTTTCTCATCATGAACTTCGATCCTAACCACgtttcttcaccaaaagagattcAATCAGTCGTCACAAGTGAAATCAACCACCCACCTCTGCTAATCCCATCAGACATGGAACCAATAGCCGCTGttataaaagaagaagaagaacaacaaCAAATAAAAAACGAAGATAATGAAATCGAACAAGTTGAGAATGAGGTTTTTGTGTTTGGAGATCATAATTCTCTTTCAGTCATGCATGATCAAAGTGAATATCAAAAGGCAGAGAATCTTATTGCTTTCATTGATGAACAAGAAACAGTGGAGTCGAAAGAAGCAGCAGAAACAAAGGAATTGAACAAGAAATGTGCGGAATTCATAACAAAGATGAGAGAAAGAATGAGGTTGGAATCATCGAGTCGACATACACTAGTGCTACAAACCTAA